The window cttatcaaatattatttgtCTATTATTTTTATCAGCATATATCTATTTGTGTCTTTAATATTCTTGATGGACGATATCAACCCATTCAGAGAATGTTTCCTACTACAGCATCTCAtgcttgatacatgtatacattctCGTTAGATCCAAGAATGAATTATTTGATCCAAGAATGAAAAATTTGTTCCTAAAATTCTGTTGTTGAttcgaaattgaaaacaaagctTTTAATTGTTAGTCATTTGAAAGGGAAGGGGGGAATGGTGTCCCATTCCAAATCACCTGAATTTTAATTCAGAAGACAGCTCCAACTTGTTCTGCATAATGGTTCTATTGAATTATCTTCAAGAATTTTGTATTGATCTCTAAATATTTTCCACTTAGCAGTAAACGTATTTTTGAGTAATATATGGCGTTCACACTTTTGAAAGAGAAACCAtcatattcttattttttgcCATTCTCTTATAgctgctacatgtatcagtgaATATTATTCAAGAAAATTTACAGTAATGCCATGTTTCAAATTAAAGTCATGTAGTTTCTTCAAGGAACACTCTTCtcttaaaacatcatttttttgtaaaaaaaaatatatatatatttttcaaattgtggTTGCATAGCGATATTTGTTACTAGTTCTGGtaatttatcagaaaaaaatatccatgCATCTACACCATCCTTCCaggatatattttttatagttttatcgTTCTTCTTAATGTATTCTTTCCAACAAAGTAATTCTCTTGATATCTAAATCTCAACGAAATGCACATTACTATTTTTCAATATGATATTCTTTATTAAAACCAGTTTCAATGATATAGTTTTAcaattcagtgtatatttcatttacgTTTGCATTGAAAATTTGCATCATACTTTCACTTTTCTTTGAATTCACGTTGATAATTCGTGCGCCATGTGCACACATATAAAAGTCTTTACgtgttttgaatatttcaacttttgtaagattaaataaaaCGTTGAATTAATCTTACAAAACCAATCTGATATGCACTTTTGAAAACTTATCACTAAATTATATTTacttcttaataaaaaaaaattttctctacAACGTTTCTGGCATTATATTTCTAGTTGCGGAAGCGAACTAATGACATGTTAATATGACTGTTTCATGTATGATTCTTATCCATGTCATAATGCGTATATAATGCCTTTACGGCGACAATACacatactttttttaaagaccGGTATGAATATCAATATAAGCATGAATGCTTAATTTTTGATGTCGTTGGTCCTgtaacacaccaagcggtgcagacaaattgaataccgcgcgttagcgcgttacgTTGCTCAAATAAAGTCCTTGATGCTAATCATCTTAAAACCACCATCTTTAAATTCCTTAGAGCATACgccattttttaatcaaatgtgaTTACTTTCCATTAAAATgagtaaaattcacaatctaCATCATTCAGCTGCGAATAAGAGGGGCTAGGAAGGGATGCAAAAATGCGATTTAAAGTTGGCTGtaaaagcaattttaaaacCGTTCAACGACCCAATTGTGCAAGGTTTCATCGTTTCTGATGTtctctgttgttgttttttttatttaattttgaagttTTAATCTAAAATGTCATGCGTTTATATTTAAATGAGTAAAAACTAAATCAAACGTTGATATTTACTTtctaaaaatgtgttaattatATATTGGGTTTAACGTTCATGTTAGGAAGACATTATTTTTTGTCTTtgaaaattaacaaactgtgAAATTGTTTAAATTCTTGGGAACCAATTTTCGAGAATAACCGTTCTCAAAAGACTTGATTAGGGATTTGTTTATTGATaagtaaataaaagaattttaatccatagagattttaatttttaagtaagGATGATGACaatttataacgaatttcttaaATTGATTTACCAAAGCATTCGAGGAAATTAAcagaaattgaaacaaaataatgtCAATTGTAACATTTTATCTATGTCAATTTTGTATATCATTTGAAAGATCAATGTTATATCTGTTTGTTTTTACGTAGAACAATTGTTATATATGTGCGATAAATAAAAagtgtcaaaaaaaaaatggttactTAGCTTTCTTGTTTTGTATTAACGAAAAAAACCGTGATTTTACCTTGCCAGGTAAACATGAAAGTTGATTAAGAACCATTGATAGTGATGTTTGCTTAATGATTTTGGgagatttaattaaaagaacatTAGAACTAATTTTCATGCGGTTTTTTATAATAATCAATCAAAAATACTATAGTGTATActatacttttttcatgaaatttggATCACGTGAGATacctgaatttaaaaaaaattaaggtaaaaaaaattaatttttatttcaaaatttaatatatcaatCACACATTTTGTtggttaaaaatatttgataaaaaaccttatctatttttaataaaaacgattgttaattagtaatatttcttaaacaaatTGAAGGAATTTGAATAATGACACCTTTAATGATATGAGTCAGCCAATAGAAGTGTAATATATTTCGTCCAATCATTATCAGAAACGTTCCTATAAGACAGTGTTTCGTAATATATTGTCACGTTGAGTTTGGTGCCGATTGTGAACAGGGTTAGCATTAATCCTTTCGTGAAAACAATTCAACTGTTTCAATAGAAATCTTATTTTTAAGCatcattgaaatgcaatataactaaatatttaattgaagaAAGAAAACATCAACTAAATCAACCTGACCAGTTTATGATATACACGCTAAACATGCCAGTAGACGTTGGTCATCTTCAGTTACTCTTCACGGTTCTCTCACTTTCGGAAGCCATGTTGTGCCGACAATATAAAGGAAATATAAAGGCTGACAACAAAGGAACCACACAGGCGCCATCGGACATCTTATTCGCTGCCTCTCTTTTGACGTGTGTCTCCTTATGTGGTAATGGATGCCAGTGTGTCAGTTACAACTCTGACAAAGATGTACAGACTTCACAGTTCGTGTAGTCCCCATACTTTGACAGTGACCCAGACAGATTGGAAAACATATTCAATTGTCAAAATACAACCATCAAGTATGTATTGTTAATACAAATAATGTTGgattgaaattaataaatttctctaattttttatatgtttataattatacatgcatttttatttttaacaaatggtACCATCTGAAATGGCGAATcaaaaaaatctcaaaagtTTTATATACACTATGAATCTTATGCctaccaatattttttttcaaagaattttgcACACaagcaattttttatatgtgagAGTATTCTGTGATATCATTTGAATTTGTAGTGACTCAACTTTCGTGGTATTTGATGGTAGTCCTACCCCACGGATTTATAACCataacgaaaacaaattttgaaagagttaGTTTTTCTTAAAGTAAAGTAGTTGTTTTTGGTTATTAAGTTTCCCTATAAAAGCTAAGCTTatccaataaaatattttactatcAACTACTTTGTTGACAACTTCGCGCTCTAAGTGATGTCATGTGCATGACATAATTTACATAATGTGCATGACATAATTTACAAACTTATAgcaaaaatgtaatatttcttAATTACGTTTTTTAAACAGGTTGTCAAGACCTATACACCTGCGGTCAGAAAACCTCTGGCGTGTACACTATTTACCCGTGGGAGAGGTCTGACCCTAATTACCGTCCTGTCCAGGTCTACTGTGATATGGAAACAGATGGAGGCGGATGGACGGTCCGTATTCATTTAAAATCGTTTTATTAGTTTTACGTAGTGAgacaaaacattttgattttttctcatttttttagtgtaaaaaaaaaacaaatacgtATAAGAACCTACAACTAAAGTCAGTATATATAATGTGATCATAAATTGAATGAATCGTTTGTTTATCAGGCAATTCAGAGACGAGTTAATGGAGGAAAAAGTTTCAAACAGAATTGGGTGGATTATAAGATAGGGTTTGGATCTCCGCACGAAGACTACTggattggtaaaaaaaaaatttacaatttgttCATGCACTTTCTTTAATTCAGATTATGAATCTGTGAAAATTGCTCAAATATTGTTATAGtagaaagaaaacaatttattttgaaacttgaaagaactatatataatatgaGTTAAATCTGGCCCCCATAATTCCCCATTTTTCAAGTCTTTtgggtacaataaaatgatgttatattttcgaagagttgatgtaaaaaaaaaatttttcaattaatttgattttttgcactcactggcagtatatgacgtcagaagtgacgctatttctataattcaatcaaaatctgtaaaaaaaaaaaattacaattttcttatctttttatgaatagGATATGTAGAGAACATGCTTGAACaagaaaactaattttgtcactGATTAGCCTTGGacagatacatctctgattaaaatattttgtttgttcaagcattcattctatgttttctgaaagaaattgtgggcagttgaatcaacatgaacattatgtaaaaacaccaCATATACATCTGTACAAAGAagacaaagaattacagtaaaatgattaTATTCACCACGATGAGATTTTGTAGTACAAGTGcatcaatatcatttttataaagaatatacttaatatacaatcaaatagtgtatttatatatgtgtgtgttttttaGTAACAGTTGCACTAATTTAGGTTACACAAAACATAATTCGTTTACTTTTTATGCTGATATGATTTGATAAACGACTTTTGGTACAGAAATTCAAGTTAATGATATCTACAGTACTGATCAGACCCAAACTAGCACCAAAAtgaaccccaactaaaccccaggttaacttttggggtttactttgggtttactctggtttTGCTTTTTGAAAtatgggtccactcggggtttacttagggtttactttgggtttaatTGGAAATTGCCtttgaggtcaactgtatgcactgaagtgtgaagcaaacccatcttttatcttaccatcccaTTGCCTGTAATTTCTGGCCCTTGTGTATTctgaatacacagttagcgtctcATGAAAGGCTTATACTTCTGACCAGGTGTACTCTCTGTGTCcattctgggtttactttgggtttactttctgtttacTCTGgatccactctagtaaacccagaacGTAAATTCATAGTATGGTTGgagtttactttctgttaggttgggtctgatcaaTACTGTACATTGAGGAAAATGTCAGCTCTTTATGGCCCTTTCGACCTTTGATGTTAATGATATGCACAGAAGATTAACCGATAATATGCCATTCAAAGTGCATTGCAACATTCTGCATTATTCATGTTTTGCTTTCAATGCTTTTCAGATCAATCCATCTGAAACGAATGCATACAATATGATAGTcactatttttaatttttttcaggaaACGATGTAATTCATCAGCTTACAAAAGGGACGAATTCTAGCCTGTACGTAGAGATTAGTCCCAGACGTGATAATTATACCTTTTATCAAGTGTATAGAGATTTTTCAATCTCTAGCGAGGACCAGAAATATAAACTTGCAAACCCTGGAAATGgatgtaaaacattttgtttggtctgtttttcaacaataaatatttgcaaCGCTTATTCTCCATTGTTTAAAGTAATTGACTTAACACAAGTTGCCATGTTTTATACACGAACAGTACTAGTTAAATATGTATGATATCATCAATGTTTGTTG is drawn from Crassostrea angulata isolate pt1a10 chromosome 5, ASM2561291v2, whole genome shotgun sequence and contains these coding sequences:
- the LOC128183716 gene encoding ficolin-2-like, yielding MDASVSVTTLTKMYRLHSSCSPHTLTVTQTDWKTYSIVKIQPSSCQDLYTCGQKTSGVYTIYPWERSDPNYRPVQVYCDMETDGGGWTAIQRRVNGGKSFKQNWVDYKIGFGSPHEDYWIGNDVIHQLTKGTNSSLYVEISPRRDNYTFYQVYRDFSISSEDQKYKLANPGNGCN